Proteins encoded in a region of the Zea mays cultivar B73 chromosome 4, Zm-B73-REFERENCE-NAM-5.0, whole genome shotgun sequence genome:
- the LOC103653951 gene encoding uncharacterized protein, which produces MEYDVSDCKQILLPYSFLGHFTLYVLNMDTRSIYIMDSMPIPSWFKGDHPSMHYIHNIHYIANNMNAAMELANPTWKDDIYMWHRIVPTWVARTLNWDLSGFLVINFMHDWNGIRLSCICTNGNVLRTKFLVELLKYKDNESKDNIPEEIQEIIRHIRQI; this is translated from the exons ATGGAGTACGATGTTTCAGATTGCAAACAA ATTCTATTGCCCTATTCTTTCTTGGGTCACTTCACCTTATATGTACTTAATATGGACACTAGAAGCATCTATATAATGGACTCCATGCCTATACCATCATGGTTTAAGGGTGATCATCCTAGCATGCATTATATCCATAATATACATTATATTGCCAATAATATGAATGCTGCTATGGAATTGGCCAATCCTACATGGAAAGACGATATTTATATGTGGCATCGTATAGTACCAACATGGGTTGCAAGAACATTAAACTG GGATTTATCTGGCTTTCTTGTTATCAACTTTATGCACGATTGGAATGGTATAAGGTTATCCTGCATTTGCACT AATGGGAATGTCCTGAGGACCAAATTCTTAGTAGAATTATTGAAGTACAAGGACAATGAATCCAAAGACAACATTCCAGAAGAAATACAAGAAATTATTAGGCACATCAGACAGATATGA